A single Desulfovibrio piger DNA region contains:
- a CDS encoding PTS system mannose/fructose/sorbose family transporter subunit IID, with product MLPTRTALSCLARSCCINAAVTARGMQQLGLLFALEPALRHLYPDAEAQAQAAAHYSAHSNTHPYMLPFYMGLLLNIEEQVAQGKLPSNALDTVRRTLGTTLSAVGDGFFEGGVFPCWALCCICLLLAGHTLPAILLTALLAVALLAFRTGTFFFALRYGLAALAWLKRLGLINWTGRIKVVNACLLTVAAAMLLPYGGDRHTLLWCMGGGAAVLAAAWIIGRLHLPRIVLWLILLTFLVLMDAGLVGL from the coding sequence ATGTTGCCCACCCGGACAGCCCTTTCCTGCCTTGCGCGAAGCTGCTGCATCAACGCCGCCGTCACGGCACGCGGCATGCAGCAGCTGGGATTGCTGTTCGCCCTGGAACCGGCACTGCGGCACCTGTATCCCGATGCCGAAGCCCAGGCACAGGCGGCGGCCCACTACAGCGCCCACAGCAACACCCATCCCTACATGCTGCCGTTCTACATGGGTCTTTTGCTGAACATCGAAGAACAGGTGGCCCAGGGCAAACTGCCCTCCAACGCGCTGGACACGGTGCGCCGCACGCTGGGCACCACGCTTTCCGCTGTGGGGGACGGCTTTTTTGAAGGGGGCGTCTTCCCCTGCTGGGCCCTGTGCTGCATCTGCCTCCTGCTGGCCGGGCACACGCTGCCCGCCATCCTGCTGACGGCCCTGCTGGCCGTGGCCCTGCTGGCCTTCAGGACAGGCACGTTTTTCTTCGCCCTGCGCTACGGGCTGGCCGCCCTGGCCTGGCTCAAGCGTCTGGGGCTCATCAACTGGACCGGCCGCATCAAGGTCGTCAATGCCTGCCTGCTGACCGTGGCGGCCGCCATGCTGCTGCCCTACGGCGGGGACCGGCATACGCTCCTCTGGTGTATGGGCGGCGGCGCTGCCGTACTGGCCGCCGCCTGGATCATCGGACGCCTGCATTTGCCGCGCATCGTGCTCTGGCTGATCCTGCTGACCTTCCTCGTGCTCATGGACGCGGGGCTGGTCGGCCTGTAG
- the rsmI gene encoding 16S rRNA (cytidine(1402)-2'-O)-methyltransferase → MLSTSPAPGHLWIVATPLGNPGDLSPRAREILAGADLILAEDTRRAGLLCSQCDIPARRFLSFHDHNESERQEEVLRLLRQGQNLALVSDAGTPLLADPGYRLVRACRAEGLPVSPVPGPSAPVTALSAAGIPPLPYTFLGFLPRDAAGRRATLSAFARTPGSLIFFERKDRLRESLAQAAELLGPRAVAVCRELTKTHEEFILGRLEKWQELPEELLGEITVIIGPPEQKERADEAGARRALDAVMAAADGRLKPKEVARRAQEMAPGWSAKELYELLTRA, encoded by the coding sequence ATGCTTTCGACCTCTCCGGCTCCGGGCCATCTGTGGATAGTGGCCACGCCTCTTGGCAACCCTGGTGACCTTTCTCCCCGCGCCCGCGAGATCCTTGCCGGTGCCGACCTCATCCTGGCCGAGGACACCCGCCGCGCCGGCCTGCTGTGCAGCCAGTGCGACATCCCGGCCCGCCGCTTCCTGAGCTTCCATGACCACAACGAGAGCGAGCGCCAGGAAGAGGTCCTGCGCCTGCTGCGCCAGGGGCAGAACCTGGCCCTGGTCTCGGATGCGGGCACGCCCCTGCTGGCCGACCCGGGTTACCGTCTGGTGCGCGCCTGCCGGGCCGAGGGCCTGCCCGTCTCGCCCGTGCCCGGCCCTTCGGCACCGGTGACGGCCCTTTCCGCCGCGGGCATCCCTCCCCTGCCCTATACCTTTCTGGGCTTTCTGCCCCGTGATGCCGCGGGCCGCCGCGCCACGCTCTCGGCCTTTGCCCGCACCCCGGGCTCGCTCATCTTTTTCGAGCGCAAGGACCGTCTGCGCGAGAGCCTGGCCCAGGCCGCGGAACTGCTGGGCCCCCGGGCCGTGGCCGTGTGCCGGGAATTGACCAAGACCCATGAGGAATTTATACTTGGTCGTCTGGAGAAATGGCAGGAGCTGCCCGAAGAGCTGCTGGGCGAGATCACGGTCATCATCGGCCCGCCGGAACAGAAGGAACGCGCCGACGAAGCCGGGGCCCGCCGGGCGCTGGACGCCGTCATGGCCGCCGCGGACGGGCGCCTCAAGCCCAAGGAAGTGGCCCGCCGGGCCCAGGAGATGGCCCCCGGCTGGAGCGCCAAGGAGCTGTACGAGCTGCTGACCCGCGCCTGA
- a CDS encoding YraN family protein: protein MGDPPEPQTGRAPAGGDHKAALGRAGEEAAATLLRAHGMRVLARNWRSGPLELDLVCREGDTLVFVEVKTRGPGSLGSARDAVGPRKRQSLIRAARAWLAAHDQWHLPCRFDLVCIEPGPAGPHMEHIRHAFDLSGSGPSVDSGHASWQPW from the coding sequence CTGGGCGATCCTCCCGAACCACAGACGGGGCGCGCGCCTGCGGGCGGGGACCACAAGGCCGCCCTGGGCCGTGCCGGAGAGGAGGCCGCCGCCACCCTGCTGCGCGCGCACGGCATGCGCGTCCTGGCCCGCAACTGGCGCAGCGGCCCGCTGGAACTTGACCTTGTCTGCCGGGAAGGCGACACTCTTGTTTTCGTGGAAGTCAAAACGCGCGGGCCGGGCAGCCTGGGCAGCGCCCGGGACGCGGTGGGACCGCGCAAGCGCCAGAGCCTGATCCGGGCCGCACGGGCCTGGCTGGCCGCGCACGACCAGTGGCACCTGCCCTGCCGCTTTGACCTTGTCTGCATCGAACCGGGGCCCGCGGGCCCGCACATGGAGCACATCCGCCATGCTTTCGACCTCTCCGGCTCCGGGCCATCTGTGGATAGTGGCCACGCCTCTTGGCAACCCTGGTGA
- a CDS encoding ribonuclease HII, whose product MAGIDEAGRGCLAGPVVAAAVILPERYDLPGLTDSKALSAARREHLAPLIRQCALAWGLGVIWPATIDRINILQATFEAMSRAVASLRRRPGLLLVDGNKTVPGPVLLPHWRKRHADAPDLPRQHAVVGGDRSVPAISAASILAKTYRDRLMEHLDRHHPGYGFARHKGYGTADHYEALHRLGPCRQHRLTFRGVLPDREDGPGTRQGSLL is encoded by the coding sequence ATGGCGGGCATCGATGAGGCGGGCCGCGGCTGCCTGGCCGGCCCCGTGGTGGCGGCGGCCGTCATCCTGCCGGAACGGTATGACCTGCCGGGCCTCACGGATTCCAAGGCCCTGAGCGCCGCCAGGCGGGAACATCTGGCGCCCCTGATCCGCCAGTGCGCCCTGGCCTGGGGACTGGGCGTGATCTGGCCTGCCACCATCGACCGCATCAACATCCTGCAGGCCACCTTCGAGGCCATGAGCCGCGCCGTGGCCAGCCTCAGGCGCAGGCCCGGCCTTTTGCTGGTGGACGGCAACAAGACCGTGCCCGGGCCCGTCCTGCTGCCGCACTGGCGCAAGCGCCATGCCGACGCCCCCGACCTGCCCCGCCAGCATGCCGTGGTGGGCGGGGACCGCTCCGTGCCCGCCATCTCCGCGGCCTCCATCCTGGCCAAGACCTACCGGGACAGGCTCATGGAGCATCTGGACCGCCACCATCCCGGCTACGGCTTCGCCCGGCACAAGGGCTACGGCACGGCTGACCATTACGAGGCCCTGCACCGTCTGGGGCCCTGCCGCCAGCACCGGCTGACCTTTCGCGGCGTGCTGCCCGACAGGGAAGACGGCCCCGGGACCCGGCAGGGGAGCCTGCTGTGA
- the rplS gene encoding 50S ribosomal protein L19, with amino-acid sequence MDIIKKIERENMRMDMPVFRSGDTVKVHLRIVEGEKERIQVFQGNVIRIQRGTTDATFTVRKISDGVGVERIFPLHSPFIDHVEVVSQGRVRRSRLYYLRALKGKAARIKPRGRF; translated from the coding sequence ATGGATATCATCAAGAAAATCGAACGTGAAAACATGCGTATGGATATGCCCGTGTTTCGCTCCGGCGACACGGTGAAAGTGCATCTGCGCATCGTGGAAGGCGAAAAAGAGCGTATTCAGGTGTTCCAGGGCAACGTGATCCGCATCCAGCGCGGCACCACCGACGCCACCTTCACCGTGCGCAAGATCTCTGACGGCGTGGGCGTGGAACGCATCTTCCCCCTGCACTCCCCCTTCATCGACCATGTGGAAGTGGTGAGCCAGGGCCGCGTGCGCCGCAGCCGTCTGTACTACCTGCGCGCCCTCAAGGGCAAAGCCGCCCGCATCAAGCCCCGCGGCCGCTTCTGA
- the trmD gene encoding tRNA (guanosine(37)-N1)-methyltransferase TrmD — translation MLRFHLVSLFPEFFRSPLETALLGRAREAGIVDFSFHDPRSFSTSRHHHVDDRPYGGGPGMVMQGEPVAAALRSIEKPGRMILLAPSGRPLNDALARELAREEDLTLICGRYEGLDARLLDIFPLEPVSVGEAVLNGGETAALAVIESVARLVPGFMGKEESGDDESFSNGLLEYPHYTRPDVLEGREVPEVLRGGDHGAVARWRRQQSLATTLRVRPDLLDSAPLAAEDARHLATLPRTRAGRNLSFCLVHYPVLLGRKISGVSSLTNLDIHDIARISRSYAMGPFYAVTPLEDQQRLLQAIVRHWTQGAGSRGNPDRAQALATVCPAGSVDAAVEHLTERTGMRPRVVASSASWPAHKHAPPPLCPADVCRMCEEGPVLLLLGTAQGLAPEVLARCDGVLRPIRYLGYNHLSVRSAAAILADRILGDYK, via the coding sequence ATGCTTCGCTTTCATCTGGTCAGCCTCTTCCCGGAGTTTTTCCGCTCGCCCCTTGAGACGGCACTGCTGGGCCGCGCCCGCGAAGCCGGCATCGTGGATTTCTCCTTCCACGATCCCCGCAGCTTCAGCACCAGCCGTCACCATCATGTGGACGACCGCCCCTACGGCGGCGGTCCCGGCATGGTCATGCAGGGCGAGCCGGTGGCCGCGGCGCTGCGCTCCATCGAAAAGCCGGGGCGCATGATCCTGCTGGCCCCCAGCGGGCGCCCCCTCAATGACGCGCTGGCCCGCGAGCTGGCCCGGGAAGAAGACCTGACCCTGATCTGCGGCCGGTATGAAGGACTGGATGCCCGCCTGCTGGACATCTTCCCCCTGGAGCCCGTGAGCGTGGGCGAAGCCGTGCTCAACGGCGGCGAGACGGCGGCCCTGGCCGTCATCGAGTCCGTGGCGCGGCTGGTGCCCGGCTTCATGGGCAAGGAGGAGTCCGGGGACGATGAAAGTTTTTCCAACGGCCTGCTGGAGTACCCCCATTACACGCGGCCCGACGTGCTGGAAGGCCGCGAGGTGCCGGAGGTGCTGCGGGGCGGGGACCACGGGGCCGTCGCACGCTGGCGGCGCCAGCAGTCGCTGGCCACCACGCTGCGGGTGCGGCCCGACCTGCTGGACAGCGCGCCCCTGGCGGCGGAAGATGCCCGCCATCTGGCCACGCTGCCCCGAACCAGGGCCGGCAGGAACCTTTCGTTCTGCCTCGTGCACTATCCCGTGCTGCTGGGCCGGAAAATTTCCGGCGTTTCCTCTTTGACAAATTTGGATATTCACGATATAGCCCGGATTTCCCGCAGCTATGCGATGGGACCGTTCTATGCCGTGACCCCGCTGGAGGACCAGCAGCGTCTGCTACAGGCCATAGTCCGGCACTGGACGCAGGGCGCGGGAAGCAGGGGCAACCCGGACCGGGCCCAGGCGCTCGCCACGGTTTGTCCTGCCGGATCCGTGGATGCCGCTGTGGAACATCTCACGGAGCGCACGGGCATGCGGCCCCGGGTGGTGGCCAGTTCCGCCTCCTGGCCCGCTCACAAGCACGCGCCCCCGCCGCTTTGTCCGGCGGATGTGTGCCGCATGTGCGAAGAAGGCCCCGTGCTGCTGTTGCTGGGTACGGCCCAGGGGCTGGCCCCCGAGGTGCTCGCCCGGTGTGACGGGGTGCTCAGACCCATACGGTATCTGGGCTACAACCACCTTTCGGTGCGGAGCGCGGCCGCTATCCTGGCCGACAGAATTTTGGGCGATTACAAGTAA